Proteins from one Marinobacter alexandrii genomic window:
- a CDS encoding outer membrane beta-barrel protein: MQTINPRHQFYLRGRKIALVLVLLFGMSYSSTAQNNPADNLLNYEEQWIHYGFLIGVHSSKYVIRYSDYFTSPAMDTVHSIVPGNLGGFKLGFVINMKISEYLDFRLLPTVAFYENDLSYRFTNGITQRELKDATMVELPLLIKYKSARRGNLAMYMVFGVNPSLEASGKGDEEDTTQKLELRNWNLAIDVGVGLDIFYPFFKFSPEIRYSYGLRNMLTDNTNDFSIGLDKLTTQNLGIFVTFEGGPSTKRKLGKKTKGAGQIKSRQKKRLKKGKG, translated from the coding sequence AGGCATCAGTTCTATTTACGTGGGAGAAAAATAGCCCTAGTACTCGTATTGCTTTTCGGGATGAGCTACTCGTCAACGGCTCAAAACAATCCTGCAGATAATCTTCTAAATTATGAGGAGCAATGGATTCATTACGGTTTTCTTATAGGCGTACATTCATCTAAATACGTTATCAGATACTCTGATTACTTCACTTCCCCTGCTATGGACACTGTTCACTCCATTGTGCCAGGGAATCTTGGTGGATTCAAATTAGGCTTTGTTATCAATATGAAAATCTCAGAATATCTTGATTTTCGATTATTGCCTACTGTTGCATTTTACGAAAATGATTTGAGTTATCGTTTTACCAATGGTATAACGCAGCGAGAATTAAAAGACGCAACGATGGTCGAACTTCCTTTGTTGATAAAATATAAGTCAGCTAGACGAGGGAATCTGGCTATGTATATGGTATTTGGCGTAAACCCTTCACTAGAAGCCTCCGGCAAAGGCGATGAAGAAGATACTACCCAAAAATTGGAATTGAGAAACTGGAATCTTGCTATCGACGTAGGAGTTGGACTTGATATTTTTTATCCCTTCTTTAAGTTTTCTCCTGAGATTAGGTACTCCTATGGTCTCAGAAACATGCTTACTGATAATACCAACGACTTCAGCATTGGTCTGGATAAACTAACTACCCAAAACCTTGGAATCTTTGTCACCTTCGAAGGTGGGCCGAGTACTAAGCGAAAACTAGGCAAGAAGACCAAGGGAGCTGGTCAAATCAAAAGCAGACAAAAGAAACGTCTAAAGAAAGGAAAAGGCTAA
- a CDS encoding SDR family NAD(P)-dependent oxidoreductase, which translates to MSQSIALITGATSGIGEATARLLSKNYRLIICGRRTDRLEKLQKELSTETRMLSFDVRDKDAVFEAIQSLPADWQEIDVLINNAGNAHGLDLIHEGSTDDWDAMMDINVKGLLYVSKAIIPGMVERKKGHIINLSSIAGLEVYTRGNVYCASKHAVDALTKGMRLDLNEHSIKVTSIDPGLVETEFSEVRFKGDSKKANKVYLNYTPLKAIDIAETIEFVLNRPPHVMIGDLLILPTDQASSTVVNKKS; encoded by the coding sequence ATGAGTCAATCTATCGCATTAATTACAGGAGCTACCAGTGGTATTGGAGAGGCAACTGCCCGATTGCTTAGCAAGAACTATCGTTTGATTATTTGTGGGAGAAGAACTGACAGACTGGAGAAACTCCAAAAGGAACTATCTACTGAAACACGAATGCTTTCATTTGATGTTAGAGATAAAGATGCTGTATTCGAAGCTATCCAATCTCTTCCTGCAGACTGGCAAGAAATTGACGTTTTGATTAATAATGCTGGTAATGCTCATGGTTTAGATTTGATTCATGAAGGAAGTACCGATGATTGGGATGCCATGATGGATATCAATGTGAAAGGCCTTCTTTATGTAAGTAAAGCAATCATTCCAGGGATGGTTGAACGTAAGAAGGGGCACATCATCAATCTTAGTTCCATTGCAGGTTTAGAAGTATATACTCGAGGAAATGTCTATTGTGCATCTAAACACGCCGTAGATGCCCTTACAAAAGGAATGAGACTTGACTTAAATGAACACTCCATTAAAGTAACTTCTATTGATCCCGGTCTAGTCGAGACTGAATTTAGTGAAGTACGTTTCAAGGGTGATTCTAAAAAAGCAAACAAAGTATATCTAAACTACACCCCTTTGAAAGCGATTGACATAGCAGAAACGATCGAATTTGTCCTCAATCGACCTCCACACGTAATGATTGGAGATCTTCTTATTCTCCCAACCGATCAAGCAAGTAGCACGGTTGTGAATAAAAAAAGTTAA
- a CDS encoding type II toxin-antitoxin system RelE/ParE family toxin, producing MNTRFRNQFLKDLKKVKNQSLKQKIKSTIIQIENAPSIQNIEQIKVLKGADNYFRVRIGDYRMGLFFDTQSSEVWIERFLHRKDIYKKFP from the coding sequence ATGAACACTAGATTTCGAAATCAATTTCTCAAAGACCTCAAAAAGGTCAAAAACCAATCTTTAAAGCAAAAGATAAAGAGCACAATTATTCAAATAGAAAATGCACCTTCCATTCAAAATATTGAGCAGATCAAAGTACTAAAAGGAGCAGACAATTATTTCAGAGTTAGAATCGGAGACTATCGCATGGGCTTATTCTTTGATACTCAATCCTCAGAAGTCTGGATAGAGCGATTTCTCCATAGAAAAGACATTTATAAAAAATTTCCTTAG
- a CDS encoding saccharopine dehydrogenase family protein: MQNILIIGAGKSSTALINYLLSHAQEEQWNLTIAEKDIELAKSKIEGRSTAKAVSFDVFNAELLTSLVSSNDLIISMLPASLHIHVAKKCAELKKHFLTASYLTEEIKELNDQFESNGKLMIMEMGLDPGIDHMSAMKVLDDLRDKGYKLTGFETFTGGLVAEESVGDNPWKYKFTWNPRNVVLAGQGTCKFIQEGRYKYIPYQKLFRRTEAIYIPDHGYFEGYANRDSLAYLDVYNLRGIQTLYRGTLRGSGYCAAWDVFVQLGATDDTYKMENVSEMTHRQFINSFLSYNPNDSVELKLAHYLSLDLDNGIMFKLRWLGMFEEELVGLKKGTPAQILEHILKKKWTLNPDDKDMIVMWHKFNFIADGKPRQIESSMVTLGDDEVNTAMSKTVGLPLAIAAKLILQGKIDLSGVHVPIKKQIYEPVLDELTSAGLTFIEREVDPT; the protein is encoded by the coding sequence ATGCAAAATATCTTAATCATTGGGGCGGGTAAATCTTCAACCGCACTTATCAACTATCTTCTGAGCCACGCACAAGAAGAGCAATGGAATCTGACCATTGCTGAAAAGGATATAGAGCTGGCAAAATCAAAAATTGAAGGCCGTTCTACTGCAAAAGCTGTTTCCTTTGATGTCTTTAATGCAGAGTTGCTTACTAGCTTGGTCAGTAGCAATGATTTAATCATTTCCATGCTTCCTGCATCATTGCATATCCATGTGGCTAAAAAGTGTGCAGAACTCAAAAAACATTTTCTTACAGCCTCCTATCTCACTGAAGAGATTAAAGAATTGAATGATCAATTTGAAAGCAATGGTAAACTAATGATCATGGAAATGGGACTTGATCCTGGAATTGATCATATGTCAGCTATGAAAGTGCTGGATGACCTAAGAGATAAAGGCTACAAACTGACAGGATTCGAAACATTTACAGGAGGTTTGGTCGCCGAGGAGTCTGTGGGTGACAATCCATGGAAGTATAAGTTTACATGGAATCCAAGAAACGTGGTTTTAGCTGGTCAGGGAACTTGTAAATTCATCCAGGAGGGTCGTTATAAATACATTCCCTATCAAAAACTTTTTAGAAGAACAGAAGCGATCTATATCCCAGACCATGGGTACTTTGAAGGTTATGCAAACAGGGATTCGTTAGCCTACCTTGATGTATACAACCTCAGAGGTATACAGACTCTATATCGTGGTACATTGAGAGGATCCGGCTACTGCGCTGCTTGGGATGTCTTTGTTCAGCTTGGTGCTACAGATGATACTTATAAAATGGAAAACGTGTCTGAAATGACGCATCGTCAATTTATTAATTCATTTCTTTCATATAATCCCAATGACTCTGTTGAGCTTAAACTTGCGCACTACCTGAGTCTAGACTTGGACAATGGCATCATGTTTAAATTAAGATGGCTCGGCATGTTCGAGGAGGAATTAGTAGGCCTAAAAAAGGGAACTCCGGCTCAAATACTGGAGCATATCTTAAAGAAGAAATGGACATTAAATCCAGATGATAAAGATATGATAGTGATGTGGCACAAGTTCAATTTCATTGCAGATGGAAAGCCCAGACAGATAGAGTCTAGCATGGTCACATTGGGAGACGATGAGGTGAACACTGCCATGTCAAAGACTGTAGGTTTACCGCTTGCTATTGCCGCAAAGTTAATTTTACAGGGAAAAATAGATCTTAGTGGAGTACATGTACCTATCAAGAAGCAAATCTATGAACCAGTACTAGATGAGCTCACAAGCGCAGGCTTAACGTTCATTGAACGTGAGGTAGATCCTACTTGA
- the rnhA gene encoding ribonuclease HI, which translates to MIKIFTDGAAKGNPGPGGYGTILQHGQNEKELSDGFRMTTNNRMELLAVIAGLEAIKKPGWKVLVVSDSKYVVDAVTKGWLKGWVIKDFKGKKNRDLWERYLKASAPHDVRFQWVKGHAGHPENERCDGLAVEAAERKTLKVDTAFEESKR; encoded by the coding sequence ATGATCAAAATTTTTACAGATGGTGCGGCAAAAGGAAATCCTGGCCCTGGAGGCTATGGCACAATCTTGCAACATGGTCAAAATGAAAAAGAACTATCGGATGGTTTTAGAATGACCACCAATAATCGAATGGAACTTCTGGCAGTGATTGCAGGACTTGAAGCTATTAAAAAACCAGGCTGGAAGGTATTGGTTGTCTCGGATAGCAAATATGTAGTAGATGCTGTAACAAAGGGGTGGCTTAAAGGATGGGTTATAAAAGATTTTAAGGGGAAAAAGAACAGAGATTTGTGGGAGCGTTATTTGAAAGCGTCTGCTCCTCACGATGTGAGATTTCAATGGGTAAAAGGTCATGCAGGACATCCAGAAAACGAAAGATGTGATGGTCTGGCGGTAGAGGCTGCTGAACGAAAAACATTGAAAGTTGATACTGCTTTTGAAGAGAGTAAAAGATGA
- a CDS encoding MarC family protein, protein MFNFKEIISVSLILFSVIDILGSVPIIIDLRKKFGHVQSEKATLVSGIIMVIFLFVGESILALFGIDISSFAVAGAIIMFFLGMEMVLGLQFFKSDPEESKSASIVPIAFPLIAGAGTMTTLISLKVEYSTANILIGIAVNLLFVYIVLKTSGWLEKVIGKAGFNVLRKVFGIVLLAIAIKIFKNHLFT, encoded by the coding sequence ATGTTCAACTTTAAGGAAATCATAAGTGTTTCGCTCATTCTTTTCTCGGTAATTGATATTTTGGGAAGTGTTCCCATTATCATCGATTTACGGAAAAAATTTGGTCATGTTCAGTCGGAAAAGGCTACCCTTGTTTCGGGCATTATCATGGTTATTTTTCTTTTTGTTGGAGAAAGTATTTTAGCGCTATTTGGAATTGATATCAGCTCATTTGCTGTTGCCGGAGCTATTATTATGTTTTTCCTTGGGATGGAAATGGTCCTTGGCTTGCAATTCTTTAAGTCAGACCCTGAGGAATCCAAAAGTGCTTCCATTGTTCCTATCGCTTTTCCTTTGATTGCTGGGGCAGGTACAATGACAACTTTGATCTCCTTAAAGGTTGAGTACAGTACGGCTAATATTTTGATAGGCATAGCTGTCAATCTCTTATTCGTTTATATTGTACTGAAAACCAGCGGTTGGTTAGAAAAAGTGATTGGTAAGGCTGGTTTTAACGTACTGCGGAAAGTATTCGGAATTGTCTTATTAGCAATCGCTATCAAAATCTTTAAAAACCACCTCTTCACATGA
- a CDS encoding MBL fold metallo-hydrolase: MRFFIITLLLLIVQSIFGQHIIVLGTAQDGGFPHIGCQNECQRAHRNPDFAKYVTSLALVDPKTKQWWLFEATPDMDKQLQYFQTLTHKEYPYLPEGIFITHAHIGHYTGLMSLGREALGANKVKVYALPRMIDFLKTNGPWSQLIDLENISPVILPTDLPVVIGEDLTVEAFTVPHRDEFSETAGFKISKRLKSYLFIPDIDKWRKWDRSIVELLDQREIDYAFLDATFYQEGELPNRAMDKVPHPFVVESMALFDKESRALKRKIQFIHFNHTNPLLFDKKTQIDLMKEGYGIAEQGKTYY; the protein is encoded by the coding sequence ATGAGATTCTTCATCATTACTCTTTTACTCTTAATAGTTCAAAGCATATTCGGTCAACACATCATAGTGCTTGGTACTGCTCAGGATGGGGGATTCCCACATATAGGCTGTCAAAACGAATGTCAAAGAGCTCATAGGAATCCTGATTTCGCAAAATATGTGACATCATTAGCACTGGTCGACCCCAAGACAAAGCAATGGTGGTTGTTTGAAGCTACGCCCGATATGGATAAGCAGCTTCAATATTTTCAAACATTGACACACAAAGAGTATCCATACCTACCAGAAGGAATATTCATTACACACGCTCATATTGGACATTACACAGGACTCATGTCGCTTGGCAGAGAAGCTTTAGGAGCTAACAAAGTAAAGGTCTATGCACTCCCCAGGATGATTGATTTCTTGAAAACTAATGGTCCCTGGAGTCAGCTTATTGACTTAGAAAACATATCACCAGTCATACTTCCTACAGATTTACCCGTGGTAATTGGTGAGGATCTTACCGTGGAAGCCTTCACTGTACCGCATAGAGATGAATTCTCAGAAACCGCTGGTTTTAAAATCAGTAAACGACTAAAGAGCTATCTGTTTATCCCCGATATTGATAAATGGCGCAAATGGGACAGGAGTATTGTAGAACTTCTGGATCAAAGGGAAATTGATTATGCTTTTTTAGATGCAACTTTCTACCAAGAAGGTGAGCTACCTAATAGAGCTATGGATAAAGTGCCTCACCCTTTTGTGGTTGAGAGTATGGCTCTTTTTGATAAAGAATCCAGAGCTCTTAAACGAAAAATTCAATTCATTCATTTTAATCATACGAACCCCTTACTTTTTGATAAAAAGACACAAATTGATTTGATGAAGGAGGGTTATGGAATAGCAGAACAGGGAAAAACCTATTATTAG
- the murA gene encoding UDP-N-acetylglucosamine 1-carboxyvinyltransferase, whose translation MASFRVEGGHQLLGEIIPQGAKNEALQIISAVLLTDQEVVINKIPQIRDVLKLIDLLADLGVDITENGSESYTFKAANVNLDFLNTDDFKEKASSLRGSIMILGPLLGRFGTGKMPKPGGDKIGRRRLDTHFVGFQSLGAKFNYDAKTSFYTVDGTNLKGAYMLLDEASVTGTANIIMAAVMAGGLTTIYNAACEPYIQQLCKMLIRMGATIEGVGSNLLRIEGVKSLNGTEHTLLPDMIEVGSFIGMAAMTGSDITIKDVQIKELGIIPDTFKRLGIKMNFVGDDIHIPAQDHYEIESYIDGSILTIADAIWPGLTPDLLSVILVTATQARGTALIHQKMFESRLFFVDKLIDMGAQIILCDPHRATVIGLDKAYSLRGITMTSPDIRAGVSLLIAAMSAEGVSTIHNIDQIDRGYQFIDDRLNSMGAKIERLS comes from the coding sequence ATGGCATCTTTTCGGGTAGAGGGCGGACACCAACTTTTAGGTGAAATCATTCCGCAAGGGGCTAAAAACGAAGCGCTCCAAATTATTTCTGCTGTTTTATTGACAGACCAAGAGGTTGTCATCAATAAAATCCCTCAGATACGTGATGTATTAAAACTAATAGATCTTCTAGCAGATCTTGGAGTGGATATCACAGAGAATGGAAGTGAATCCTATACGTTCAAAGCGGCTAATGTCAATCTTGATTTTCTAAATACAGATGACTTCAAAGAAAAAGCATCTTCACTCCGCGGATCTATCATGATCCTGGGGCCACTTTTGGGTCGTTTTGGTACAGGTAAAATGCCAAAACCTGGAGGAGATAAGATTGGACGAAGAAGATTAGACACGCATTTTGTAGGCTTTCAAAGTCTTGGAGCTAAATTCAACTACGACGCTAAAACGTCCTTTTATACAGTAGATGGTACTAACCTGAAAGGGGCTTACATGCTTCTGGATGAGGCTTCCGTGACCGGAACGGCTAACATAATCATGGCAGCTGTAATGGCAGGCGGACTTACAACCATTTACAATGCGGCATGCGAGCCTTATATCCAACAGCTATGTAAGATGCTCATTCGGATGGGCGCAACTATCGAAGGTGTTGGTTCAAACTTACTTCGTATTGAAGGAGTGAAATCATTGAATGGAACTGAACACACGTTGCTTCCAGATATGATTGAGGTAGGAAGTTTTATTGGTATGGCAGCCATGACTGGCTCAGATATCACCATTAAAGACGTTCAAATCAAAGAACTGGGAATCATTCCGGATACTTTCAAACGATTGGGTATCAAAATGAATTTCGTCGGTGACGATATTCATATTCCAGCGCAGGATCACTATGAAATTGAATCATATATTGATGGTTCTATTCTCACAATAGCAGATGCGATATGGCCTGGTCTAACACCGGATCTATTAAGTGTGATTTTAGTTACTGCAACTCAGGCAAGAGGAACGGCTCTTATTCATCAAAAAATGTTTGAAAGTAGATTGTTTTTCGTTGATAAACTGATAGATATGGGAGCTCAGATTATCTTGTGCGATCCTCATAGAGCCACAGTCATTGGGTTGGATAAGGCTTATTCTCTAAGAGGTATAACGATGACATCTCCGGACATACGTGCTGGAGTCTCTCTCTTAATTGCTGCTATGTCAGCTGAAGGGGTAAGCACTATTCATAATATTGATCAGATCGATCGAGGTTACCAATTTATTGATGATCGTTTGAATAGCATGGGAGCAAAGATTGAGCGGTTATCTTAA
- a CDS encoding DUF4290 domain-containing protein codes for MNKSLEYNTQRAHLKLREYGRNVQNLVAHLKTVKDKEEQSKKAATLVELMKMINPDLGNDPESDQKVWDDLHIISNFELDIDAPFTKPDASVLNKKPERLRYYSNEIKFRHYGRSVELLIDQAIAMEDPKEKEGAIVAIGRLMKGFFQTWNKESIEDEQVLKNIKKLSNDQLTIDIEIVKELGLFDSEKKFTNRRNNNNNKGRRNNNQGGKGGQRRNSPHSSNNNKGGNNRRRY; via the coding sequence ATGAATAAATCATTGGAATACAATACTCAGCGTGCTCATCTGAAATTGAGAGAATACGGGAGAAACGTGCAAAACCTTGTCGCTCACTTAAAAACGGTCAAGGACAAAGAAGAACAGAGTAAAAAAGCAGCAACACTTGTTGAGCTTATGAAGATGATCAACCCTGACTTAGGGAATGATCCTGAGAGTGATCAGAAAGTTTGGGATGACCTACATATCATTTCAAATTTCGAATTAGACATAGACGCTCCATTTACTAAACCAGATGCTTCTGTCTTAAATAAAAAACCTGAACGATTAAGGTATTATTCGAACGAGATCAAGTTTCGTCATTATGGACGTAGTGTTGAGCTTTTAATCGATCAGGCTATCGCTATGGAGGATCCTAAAGAAAAAGAAGGTGCTATAGTCGCCATTGGACGATTGATGAAAGGATTTTTCCAAACATGGAATAAAGAAAGTATTGAAGATGAACAGGTTCTTAAAAATATCAAGAAGCTTTCAAATGATCAGTTAACCATAGATATCGAAATTGTTAAGGAGTTAGGTCTTTTTGATTCAGAGAAGAAATTCACGAACAGAAGAAATAACAACAATAACAAAGGCCGTCGAAATAACAATCAAGGTGGCAAAGGTGGTCAGCGTCGAAATAGCCCTCATAGCTCTAACAATAATAAGGGCGGGAACAATAGAAGAAGATATTAA
- a CDS encoding alpha/beta hydrolase yields the protein MIFYLKNSDFESLSYKGVTVILFYVAMTLRLLQLLLFIPFINLIGYGQQSIAYPTKNSIQKLDLKTGIRELNLTMTSGSDWPVMVSVPEQINKQNVLMILALHWGVSANRYQEFMNCLMLPAIDTSKYLVIAPLSQHQAWWENPKEKQLVKLLELIKEYWPVGQVIVAGYSDGGTGAVHFASKYSNLIDGAIAMAGYYRYVGQYGVPTYVIHGVKDELFSYSRSKSIMEKNQIKDPNLMFVTIESLGHYQGCAYVKHLEDGFKWIEQKLIID from the coding sequence ATGATATTCTACCTCAAAAATAGTGATTTTGAATCTCTATCGTATAAGGGAGTAACAGTTATTCTTTTTTATGTAGCCATGACATTGAGATTACTCCAACTACTTTTATTTATACCCTTTATCAATCTGATAGGTTATGGGCAGCAAAGTATTGCATATCCCACCAAAAATTCTATCCAAAAACTTGATTTAAAGACGGGCATCCGAGAGTTGAATTTGACTATGACATCTGGAAGTGATTGGCCTGTAATGGTCTCAGTACCCGAGCAAATCAATAAACAAAACGTACTGATGATATTAGCCCTTCATTGGGGAGTCTCCGCAAATCGATATCAAGAATTCATGAACTGTTTGATGCTACCAGCCATAGATACCTCTAAATATCTTGTAATTGCTCCGCTATCGCAACATCAGGCCTGGTGGGAGAATCCCAAAGAAAAACAACTGGTAAAACTTTTAGAATTAATTAAAGAATATTGGCCTGTGGGCCAGGTTATCGTAGCTGGTTATAGTGATGGAGGTACGGGTGCTGTTCATTTTGCATCCAAGTATTCAAACTTGATTGATGGAGCTATCGCAATGGCTGGATATTATCGGTATGTTGGGCAATATGGGGTTCCCACTTATGTCATCCATGGTGTCAAAGATGAGTTGTTCAGCTATAGTCGCTCCAAATCTATTATGGAGAAGAATCAAATTAAAGATCCCAATCTAATGTTTGTCACTATAGAATCGTTAGGACACTATCAAGGGTGCGCTTATGTCAAACACCTGGAAGATGGTTTCAAATGGATAGAACAAAAATTAATCATTGACTAA
- a CDS encoding DUF5362 family protein — protein sequence MEENELKLTGKDKDNFLETAKWGKFLAIVGFILSGLMIVAGLSMMTGSFADIPVQFGAFGFIYILLSLLYVFPSLYLFRFSTQIKQGINEKNQELCSEAYNNLRRLFLFMGVMTIVVLSFYALALLFALMGGFMGGMF from the coding sequence ATGGAAGAAAATGAACTTAAACTAACGGGTAAGGATAAAGATAATTTTTTAGAGACAGCAAAGTGGGGCAAGTTTCTTGCAATCGTTGGATTTATTCTTAGTGGGTTAATGATTGTTGCTGGTCTATCTATGATGACTGGATCATTTGCCGATATTCCTGTCCAATTTGGAGCGTTTGGTTTTATTTATATCCTCTTATCGTTGCTATACGTTTTCCCCTCGTTATATCTTTTCCGTTTTAGTACTCAGATAAAGCAAGGTATTAATGAAAAGAATCAAGAGTTATGCTCGGAAGCTTATAATAACTTAAGAAGATTATTTCTCTTCATGGGAGTGATGACAATCGTTGTTTTGTCATTCTATGCTCTGGCTCTTTTATTCGCTTTGATGGGAGGTTTTATGGGCGGAATGTTTTAG
- a CDS encoding Rid family hydrolase: MSSEKFDSEKAPEPVGLYPHARKVGDLLFLSGVGPRERGTKKIPGVELDEKGEIVSYDIAEQCHSVFKNVRLILEASGATWEDLVDVTVFLTNMKDDFKIYNAIYAEYFKDNQPCRTTVEISSLPTPIAIELKCIAAIK; this comes from the coding sequence ATGTCGAGCGAAAAATTTGATTCAGAGAAAGCACCAGAACCTGTTGGACTATATCCTCATGCACGAAAAGTAGGTGATCTGCTTTTTCTTTCGGGTGTGGGACCTAGAGAGCGAGGAACGAAGAAAATACCTGGAGTAGAGCTGGATGAGAAGGGAGAGATCGTGAGTTACGATATAGCCGAACAGTGTCATTCAGTCTTTAAAAATGTGCGGTTGATATTGGAGGCATCTGGAGCCACATGGGAGGACTTGGTAGATGTAACCGTATTTCTGACCAATATGAAAGATGACTTCAAAATCTACAATGCGATCTATGCTGAATATTTCAAGGATAATCAGCCGTGCAGAACAACAGTAGAGATTAGCTCGCTACCTACACCAATTGCTATTGAGCTTAAATGCATAGCTGCGATCAAATAA
- a CDS encoding aminopeptidase P family protein, translated as MRYDQIDNKLFIQNREKLAKRMKPRSVAIVHANDIMPTNADGTMKFVQNANLLYLTGVDQEESIVIIAPDFPDERMREMLFVRETNDEIAVWEGHKLTKDEGTQTSGIKNVKWVDEFEKAFYTILAECDHIYLDSNEHIRNASEVETRNARFIEECKSKYPLYGYERLSPILTDLRCIKSQVEIDIMQHACDLTEKGFRRVLDFVKPGVMEYEVEAEYLHEFVRNRSKGFAYTPIIGGGGNSCVLHYIENNQQLNNGDVLLMDVGAEYGNYNADMTRTIPINGKFTERQRKVYDAVLRVKNAATDLLKPGNRIPEYHAEVGKLMEKELLDLGLIDQTDIKNENPDWPAYKKYFMHGTSHHIGLDVHDIASIYKKFEVGMAFTVEPGIYIPEEKIGIRLEDDVIITEGGHINLMKNIPIEAEEIEELMNS; from the coding sequence ATGCGCTACGATCAAATAGACAATAAACTTTTTATTCAGAATCGTGAAAAGCTGGCTAAGCGCATGAAGCCTCGTTCGGTAGCGATTGTACATGCGAATGATATTATGCCTACCAATGCAGACGGAACGATGAAGTTCGTTCAAAATGCAAACCTGTTGTACCTGACTGGAGTAGATCAGGAAGAATCAATTGTGATTATTGCTCCAGATTTTCCTGATGAAAGAATGAGGGAGATGTTGTTTGTGAGAGAAACAAATGATGAAATAGCCGTCTGGGAGGGGCATAAACTGACCAAGGATGAAGGAACTCAAACATCAGGAATTAAGAATGTAAAATGGGTTGATGAATTTGAAAAAGCCTTTTACACAATCTTGGCAGAGTGTGATCATATTTATTTAGATAGCAATGAGCATATCAGGAATGCAAGTGAAGTAGAGACTCGAAATGCAAGATTTATCGAAGAGTGTAAGTCTAAGTACCCATTGTATGGGTACGAAAGACTGTCACCAATTCTTACTGATCTGAGGTGCATAAAGTCTCAAGTAGAAATAGATATCATGCAGCATGCATGTGACCTCACAGAAAAGGGCTTTCGTAGAGTATTAGACTTTGTGAAACCGGGTGTGATGGAATACGAAGTGGAAGCTGAATACCTTCATGAGTTTGTACGAAATAGGTCGAAGGGATTTGCTTACACTCCAATTATAGGTGGGGGAGGAAATTCGTGTGTTCTGCATTACATAGAGAATAATCAGCAACTGAATAATGGAGATGTTTTGCTGATGGATGTGGGAGCTGAATATGGCAACTATAATGCAGATATGACCCGCACAATTCCTATCAATGGAAAATTTACTGAGCGCCAACGAAAAGTATACGATGCAGTCCTCCGTGTGAAAAATGCAGCGACAGATTTGTTAAAGCCGGGAAATCGAATTCCTGAATACCATGCTGAGGTGGGTAAGTTGATGGAAAAAGAACTTTTAGATCTTGGGTTAATAGATCAAACAGATATTAAGAACGAAAATCCAGACTGGCCAGCATACAAAAAATACTTCATGCATGGAACGTCGCACCATATAGGATTAGATGTACATGATATAGCATCCATTTATAAGAAGTTTGAGGTTGGAATGGCCTTTACAGTAGAGCCGGGTATTTATATCCCAGAAGAAAAAATCGGTATTCGCTTAGAAGATGATGTCATTATTACGGAAGGCGGACATATTAATTTGATGAAGAATATACCGATTGAAGCAGAAGAAATTGAAGAACTAATGAATAGCTAG